A part of Anser cygnoides isolate HZ-2024a breed goose chromosome 17, Taihu_goose_T2T_genome, whole genome shotgun sequence genomic DNA contains:
- the CABP1 gene encoding calcium-binding protein 1 isoform X5, producing the protein MLISSSWCSGGIFLCSFISSPFFQEIEIGCLKLQCFLNMDRELRPEEIEELREAFKEFDKDKDGFINCRDLGNCMRTMGYMPTEMELIELSQQINMNLGGHVDFEDFVELMGPKLLAETADMIGVKELRDAFREFDTNGDGEISTSELREAMKKLLGQQVGHRDIEEIIRDVDLNGDGRVDFEEFVRMMSR; encoded by the exons ATGCTCATCTCTTCTTCTTGGTGCAGTGGTGGAATTTTCCTATGCTCTTTCATATCCTCCCCCTTCTTCCAAGAAATCGAAATTGGATGTTTGAAGTTGCAGTGTTTCCTGAACATG GATAGAGAACTGCGTCCAGAAGAAATCGAAG AATTAAGAGAAGCCTTTAAGGAGTTTGATAAAGACAAGGATGGGTTTATTAACTGCAGGGACCTGGGGAACTGCATGCGAACCATGGGCTACATGCCTACTGAGATGGAGCTAATAGAACTCTCCCAGCAGATCAACATGAACC TGGGTGGCCATGTGGATTTTGAAGATTTTGTTGAGCTGATGGGACCAAAGCTGCTGGCAGAAACTGCAGACATGATTGGTGTAAAAGAGCTCCGTGATGCCTTCCGAGAG TTTGACACCAATGGCGATGGGGAGATCAGCACCAGTGAGCTGCGAGAAGCCATGAAGAAGCTTCTAGGGCAGCAGGTGGGTCATCGGGATATCGAAGAGATCATCCGGGACGTGGATCTGAATGGCGATGGGCGTGTTGATTTTGAAG
- the CABP1 gene encoding calcium-binding protein 1 isoform X6 gives MVLAQNCAVMHNLLGPACIFLRKGFAENRQPDRELRPEEIEELREAFKEFDKDKDGFINCRDLGNCMRTMGYMPTEMELIELSQQINMNLGGHVDFEDFVELMGPKLLAETADMIGVKELRDAFREFDTNGDGEISTSELREAMKKLLGQQVGHRDIEEIIRDVDLNGDGRVDFEEFVRMMSR, from the exons ATGGTGCTGGCCCAGAACTGCGCCGTCATGCACAACCTGCTGGGGCCAGCATGCATCTTCCTGAGGAAGGGCTTCGCAGAAAACAGGCAGCCT GATAGAGAACTGCGTCCAGAAGAAATCGAAG AATTAAGAGAAGCCTTTAAGGAGTTTGATAAAGACAAGGATGGGTTTATTAACTGCAGGGACCTGGGGAACTGCATGCGAACCATGGGCTACATGCCTACTGAGATGGAGCTAATAGAACTCTCCCAGCAGATCAACATGAACC TGGGTGGCCATGTGGATTTTGAAGATTTTGTTGAGCTGATGGGACCAAAGCTGCTGGCAGAAACTGCAGACATGATTGGTGTAAAAGAGCTCCGTGATGCCTTCCGAGAG TTTGACACCAATGGCGATGGGGAGATCAGCACCAGTGAGCTGCGAGAAGCCATGAAGAAGCTTCTAGGGCAGCAGGTGGGTCATCGGGATATCGAAGAGATCATCCGGGACGTGGATCTGAATGGCGATGGGCGTGTTGATTTTGAAG
- the CABP1 gene encoding calcium-binding protein 1 isoform X3, translating into MCKDMRRALQAPMPWCATFEPVLKPPFPTRVGRVGRNVAFGERGGGRSCDDCAGARPGSCPGRSHQTAAAADRELRPEEIEELREAFKEFDKDKDGFINCRDLGNCMRTMGYMPTEMELIELSQQINMNLGGHVDFEDFVELMGPKLLAETADMIGVKELRDAFREFDTNGDGEISTSELREAMKKLLGQQVGHRDIEEIIRDVDLNGDGRVDFEEFVRMMSR; encoded by the exons ATGTGCAAAGATATGCGCAGAGCCCTGCAAGCGCCAATGCCTTGGTGTGCGACATTCGAGCCGGTGCTGAAGCCCCCGTTCCCGACACGTGTCGGTCGTGTCGGTCGCAACGTGGCCTTCGGTGAGCGGGGAGGAGGACGGTCTTGTGACGACTGCGCTGGAGCAAGGCCTGGGTCCTGCCCCGGGCGCTCTCACCAGACAGCAGCTGCCGCG GATAGAGAACTGCGTCCAGAAGAAATCGAAG AATTAAGAGAAGCCTTTAAGGAGTTTGATAAAGACAAGGATGGGTTTATTAACTGCAGGGACCTGGGGAACTGCATGCGAACCATGGGCTACATGCCTACTGAGATGGAGCTAATAGAACTCTCCCAGCAGATCAACATGAACC TGGGTGGCCATGTGGATTTTGAAGATTTTGTTGAGCTGATGGGACCAAAGCTGCTGGCAGAAACTGCAGACATGATTGGTGTAAAAGAGCTCCGTGATGCCTTCCGAGAG TTTGACACCAATGGCGATGGGGAGATCAGCACCAGTGAGCTGCGAGAAGCCATGAAGAAGCTTCTAGGGCAGCAGGTGGGTCATCGGGATATCGAAGAGATCATCCGGGACGTGGATCTGAATGGCGATGGGCGTGTTGATTTTGAAG
- the CABP1 gene encoding calcium-binding protein 1 isoform X4 yields MLSSVFGQIRHEEKTCYKAVQTSEEGPSACEYQGPLMVLAQNCAVMHNLLGPACIFLRKGFAENRQPDRELRPEEIEELREAFKEFDKDKDGFINCRDLGNCMRTMGYMPTEMELIELSQQINMNLGGHVDFEDFVELMGPKLLAETADMIGVKELRDAFREFDTNGDGEISTSELREAMKKLLGQQVGHRDIEEIIRDVDLNGDGRVDFEEFVRMMSR; encoded by the exons ATCCGCCATGAGGAGAAGACGTGCTATAAGGCTGTCCAGACGAGCGAAGAGGGGCCGTCGGCCTGCGAGTACCAGGGTCCGCTCATGGTGCTGGCCCAGAACTGCGCCGTCATGCACAACCTGCTGGGGCCAGCATGCATCTTCCTGAGGAAGGGCTTCGCAGAAAACAGGCAGCCT GATAGAGAACTGCGTCCAGAAGAAATCGAAG AATTAAGAGAAGCCTTTAAGGAGTTTGATAAAGACAAGGATGGGTTTATTAACTGCAGGGACCTGGGGAACTGCATGCGAACCATGGGCTACATGCCTACTGAGATGGAGCTAATAGAACTCTCCCAGCAGATCAACATGAACC TGGGTGGCCATGTGGATTTTGAAGATTTTGTTGAGCTGATGGGACCAAAGCTGCTGGCAGAAACTGCAGACATGATTGGTGTAAAAGAGCTCCGTGATGCCTTCCGAGAG TTTGACACCAATGGCGATGGGGAGATCAGCACCAGTGAGCTGCGAGAAGCCATGAAGAAGCTTCTAGGGCAGCAGGTGGGTCATCGGGATATCGAAGAGATCATCCGGGACGTGGATCTGAATGGCGATGGGCGTGTTGATTTTGAAG